The genomic region AGCATGCACGAGAATTACCAGAAGGGCTTGTTAAAACCAGATCCCTGGGCTCCATCCTAACACCTTGATGCTGTGTGCCCTGTGCAGTGAGGCccaggaatttgcatttctaccaagttcccaggtgatgctgcctCTGCCTGACCAGGCACCTCATGTCAAGAACCACAGGGTTAGAGCTTAAGTTCTAGAACCAGACTGcctaggttcaaaccctggctccGTTCctcagctctgtgaccttaggcaaatcacttatcctctctgagcctctgtttgctCACCTGTGAGCTGGGACGTGGTCATTCTCTCTCCCCTTCACGGAGGCTGAGCATTCAGTGAGATACACAGGGACCTGACTGACCGACTGTCCGCGGCTGGGGGCCACTGTGAAGGACGTGTCTTGACTGTCCCCTTATCCCCCCAGAGTGCACCCCCACCACTGTGTCCAAGTGGCCGCACCCCAGACTTGAAGGCCCTGCTCAACGTGGTGGACAACGCCCGGAGTTTCATCTACATCGCGGTCATGAACTACCTGCCCACCATGGAGTTCTCCCACCCACGCCGGTACTGCTGGGCACGTGGACAGGGCTCAGGGCCAGAAGCCACACGAGTGAAAGAGGAGACGGGAGAGGGAGTGATGGGGCCCAGAAAGCAGGCGGGGGGCCAAGGCcaggggacagagggaggggacGCCGCCGGGCGCGACAGAGGTGACAGGGAGAGTGGTCTGGATGCTCGATAAAGGGAAGGGGGACAGAGAAAAGGAAGTGattattgggaaaggagtatggagATGGGGGGACTGGAGGCTTGAGGCAGAGGATGTGGGGTTTCTGGGGGTAGgaagcagggagtgtgggcgggATATGGGGTGAGGGGCTTGAGAGGTGGGACTGAGCGTATTCAGGTTTGGGGCGGCACAGTTGGGGTTTGAGATCTGGGATAGGAAGGGGGGATGATTGGATCTGGGGGTTCAGAGCAggtagcctgggagccgcagACAAGACGATGAGTGgattgggtgggggtgggcaggagcgGGAGCCAGAGATGGGGTGGTCTTGGGAAATGGGAGCTCTCTGAAACTGCAGCGGGACCCAGGCCTGGCACCCTAAAGGTGAGGGGAGGCATGCCTCCATaccctgcaccccccacccccaggttctGGCCTGCCATTGACGACGGGCTGCGGCGGGCTGCCTATGAGCGGGGCGTCAAGGTACGCCTGCTGATCAGCTGCTGGGGACACTCTGACCCCTCGATGCGGGCCTTCCTGCTCTCCCTGGCTGCCCTGCGTGACAACCATACCCACTCCGACATCCAGGTGGTAAGCACCTGCCCAGACCCGCCCCTCAACTCCTGAGCAGGGACACAGCTCCTGTGGTGCTCACCTGTCATCTGACAGAGATGACCCAGAGCGGGCTGTGCCCTGAttggggtggaggggtggtgaCCACAGGTCAGGGTTGGAATCAAGGGCAGAGGGGTCAGGGCCAGGATGAGGGAGCCCTGAGGAAGCTCCTTGAAGGGTCACAGAAGACTTTCAGGAAAGGGGGACATCTGAGGTAAGACCTCAGGGACGATggtgaataatctgcctgcagtgcaggagacccaattcaatccctgggtcagaaagattcccctggaggaggaaatggcaacccactccagtatcttttttttttcactccagtattcttgcctggaatattccatggacagaggagcctggcaggcaacagttcatggggtcgcaaagagtcacacacaactgagtgactaacacttttaacaCTAGGGGGAACAGGTGGCGTGTGAGCCAGTCTTTAGAGGACCCACTCCTCTGAAGGGCTTCGCATActgtgctagcggtaaagaacccacctgtcaatgcaggagacataagagacatgggttcgatctctgggttgggaggatgccctggaggagggcatggcaacctactctagtattcttgcctagagaatcccaaggacagaggagcctggtgggctatggtccatagggttgcaaagagttggacacgactgaaacgactttgCACACACACGTTCACTTCTCTGGGCCCTGTTCTGATCCCCAGGGCCCCCAATCTCGAAGACCTGgttccactccccacccccaacccaggggcttctctgtcctcacCCTGCATCTCCCCACCCCTCTCAGAAACTCTTTGTGGTCCCTGCGGATGATGCCCAGGCCCGAATCCCTTATGCCCGCGTCAACCACAACAAGTACATGGTGACCGAACGGGCCACCTACATCGGTGAGTGTTTCAGGAGCACCATGATCAGGGGGTGGGGCGAAGGGGTTGTCGGGGGGTCCAGGTGGTGCCCTGGGCCCTGACTCTCTGGACCCCCCACTCCCCATAGGAACCTCCAACTGGTCCGGTAGCTACTTCACCGAGACGGCGGGCACCTCGCTGCTGGTGACACAGAACGGGCGGGGTGGCCTGCGGAGCCAGCTGGAGGCCGTGTTCCTGAGGGACTGGGACTCCCCTTACAGCCATGACCTTGACGCTGCCGCCGACAGCGTGGGCAACGCCTGTCGCCTGCTCTGAGGCCCAGTCCAATGGCCAGGCCAGGCCTGCAAGGCCCCTGCAGGCTCAGGTGTTCCGGGTCTCCATCCCCTGTCCCCGTGCTCCCCCGCTTCTGTCTGACCCGTTGTGGCTCCAACAGGCTCCCCTTCGCAACCACCCCCATCCCGGCCTCCCATCTCTACCTCCGCCCCCACTGGCCTGATGCTGTGGCCCCAGAGGACCCAGCCGAGCTGCAGGAGGGCTCAGCCCCCAGAGGAGAAGTGGGGGTGCATGCTGGGCCCAGCCCCCCTGGCCCACCCCACTTCCCAGGGCAAAGAGGGCCCAAGGTCATAATAAGAAGTAAATAACTTGTCTGTACAGCCTGTGCCTGACTGAGTGGTGTGAGGTGGGGTGTCGGGTAGGGGCAGCTGGCATGAGCCTCTGGGGGGACCTCTTTGTGGGTCCTGGGCCCTCAGCATGTGGCCAGTGTGGTTCAGTGTGCACTGGATGCTCAGCACATGTCTGGGGTGTGCTGAGCCCTCAGTGGGTGACCAGCATGGGCCAGCGTGTGCTGAACGCTCGGTGTATGATGCACGCGAGCTGGTGTGTGCTGAGCATGGGTGTGTGACCTCATGGGCGGGCATGAACTGAGCCTCCTGGAGCCAGCATGGGGCCACGTGTCCTGCATACTCAGCGTGACCCGAGCCACATGAGCACGCCCAAGCCACTGCCCTATCCCTGAGGGTGGACTCGCACGTCTAGACACTGGCGTGGATACCGAGCGTGAACTTAATATTTCGCATGTCCCGAGCATGGATACGTGCATGCCAAGCCTGTCACCTGTGGCAAGGACAGGTCAACAGACAATGAGAACTGGGCATCTGGCCAGCTCAGATCGGCACCTACTGAACGCTGAGCATGTTCTGATGGTGAATTCTTGCATGCCAGGCACCAAGCGTGTTTAAGGGAGGGGGCAGTGTGCCGAGCACAGGCTGCAGCCTGAGCCTGTGGTGGACTGGATGCAGCACTGGAGAGCAGAGCCTGGGTCCCCCCCGAACCTCGCCCCCCATGCCAGTTCAGGCCTCAGGCAAGGAGCACAGGCATGGGGCAGTACTGCTGAACAGTTCTTTATTGAAATAAACAGAGGCAGCAGGGCCAAGGGCGTGCTCAGGGCCAGTGGGGTGCAGCCCCCCCCTTCTTGCATCCCTCTGGCCCAGGGGGCCACAGGTCAGACCCCAAAACCCTTCTGTTCGGGGTATGTGTGCAGACATGCACCgtgggcggcgggggcggggggggggggcaaatgGGGAATTTCTGGATAACTATCTTTCTGTAAGAATAATCTGTCAGTTCAGGGGATGGCTCTGAGGAGGGGGTTGCCAGCCCCATCAGCACAGCCCCCAGCGATGGACAGGGGTGGGGTCACCCATCAGTGGTGCCCACCGACGTGCTGCAGAAAGCTGGTGATCCGGGGTGGACCATGTGGGTGGGTGTGGCGTGGGGGGAGCCCCTGAGCCCGCGGCCCCCTGAGGCCCTCCAGGGTCCAGTCTGGCTCACTCAGCCATTCTCCAGGACAGCTGTTGGGGTCGAAGAGCTCAGGGCCTGGACTCTGTCGGGGAGGAGCAGAGATGGGcatcacccaggaagccccctccCACGTCCCACCTCCGCCCTAGAAACAGCCAGCCTGCCCACTCGTGGACTCCTTTGGTCCCAACTGCTTCCTTGTGACTTCCTGAGGACAATTTTGTACATTCTGAACCCTCTTGACATTTTGGAGGCTTAAATGGTGTGTGCTTAGACCTTAATGTGTCCTGAAGGAGTGTTTGCTGAGACCTTAATGTGTCCTGAAGGAGTGTTTGCTGAGCCTCTGTCCCATCTTTCTGCGGGTGGGTGAGCTGCGCTACGGTCTTGTTCAGGGTCCTGGGCCTTTATCAGTTCCCACATGTGGATTATGATGTTCTGAGTCTTTACACGGCCTAAATATGGGTTTGTGTTTGCTGAACCTTGTCACATGAGTGTCTTAGTGTTTGCTGAGCCTCATCACATCCCGAGGGTGGGCTAGTAGTGTGTGCTGGACCCTGAGCCAACTACAGGCCACTCAGATGTGTGGGAGGCCAGGCTGGTTCCCTGTGCCCCAACCCCAGGACCACCTGCACCCTGgtcgccccccacccaccccccagctcACCTCAGCATCCATGGTCATGTCCTTGATGTCCGGCCCATCCCCATCGCGCTGCGGGATGACCGGCGGCTCGGCAGAGGCCCCAGGGCGCTCTCCTTCCGCCCAGCCACTGGCCCTGCGCGGGGCATCATCCTCAGGTGAGGCCTGGCTCAGCCGGATCAGGTTGCTGAAGTTGGAGTCAGACTTGGAGCCTGCTGGTGGCTTGCGGATCTTGTGGCGGCCCACCAGGCGGCTGCCGTAGTAGGCCAGGATGGGCTCGGGGCTGGACTCGGGCAGCCGGCGGCCAACGGCGGCAGCCTTGAGCGGGGCCAGCACGTCGGGGATCACGTCGGCCCGGGTCTCGCCCCAGAGCCCACGCCCCACCTCCTGCAGGCTCAGGTCGTCCAGCTGATCGATGGCCCTCTGCATGCCGGGGGCCTTCTCCTCTCGGAAGAAGGGCCCGCTGCCCCCCGTGCTGCCCAGGCCCATGGTCGCCTCCTCCTCGGCCAGACGGTAGTAGGGGGGCCCGTCTTCCGAGGCGGCCAAGACCGACGTGGGTGGCTTTCCCTCCACCTGCAGGGACAAGCGGCAGCTGCGCAGAGAGAGCTGGTAATAGCGGGTGGTCTCGTGGGCGCTGCGCAGCTGCTGCATGGACACGAAGGGGTGGCGCAGGGCGGCGCTGGGGCTGATCCGTTCGTGCGACTCCCAGGTCAGCATGCGCTTGATCAGCTCCACCATGCTCTTGAGATCGGCGTGCTCCGCCAGCACCTCGCGGTCCGGGAAGGTCAGCCGACTGGCCACCCCGACACCGTTCACCGTCTCAATCTGGTCCAGCGACTTGAGCATGTACTTACGGCGCTCCAGTGGGCGCACCTGGTGGACacagggtggggcagggtgggcatGGAGTTCCGGCCCCAGCCACTCCTGCTGCGGGGCCCACATCAGACCCCCACCCTAGTTTCCAGTCGGCCCTCCAGTCTGGCCCAGAGCTCTCTCGTGGCTATGAAGTCTGCACACGGGAACCCTGACTTCCAGTCCTGCCCAGGATCTGACTTGGTGCTCTCATACTGCTGGGAAGGTCACACCTGCTCCCTACCATGAGGCCCCTTCTAATCTCATCCAGACCCCGCCTGCTGACCATGACCTCTGGTCCTCCTGTTTAACCCAGGACTCTCACTGACCCGAGCTGGCTCTCACCCCAGCCCTCCAGTCCTTCCCTGAGCCATGGGTGCAGCCCCTGCCAGCAGCGAGCAGAAGGGCTGCCTCCTTTGGAATCAAATGCTGACCCCTCTGGCTGCCACAGCTGATCCCCACGTCTGATCCCAGCCCTCAGGCCTCCAACGAGTCAAGCCCAGACCATTCTCCCAGGGGTTATTAAGGTCTGCCGGGTACTTCAGTCCCACCTTTGGTCTCACCCAGACCCCTCTCTTGCTGTGACAGCTCCCACGCCTGGCCCAGACTTGCAGTCCTCTCTGCTGTCTCATCCAGACTGTTGCCGCACAACTCTGAAGAGCCTGGCTGCAGAGGTGGCTGCCCTGACTTCCAGTCCCATCCGGGGTCTCACTCGGATCCATCTTGCTGTAACAACTCCCAAGCTTCCAGCCCTCTCTGAGATCtaacctagatttttttttcttctgggtgCAACAGCCCCGACTCCACACTGACTGCCCTCGTCCCCACCTGCCCCCCCTACCTTGGTCTCAGCCAGGTAGTCAGCCGAGGACTTCAGCTGCCAGGGGTTGGCGGCGTCGGGGTGCGGGTTGCGCTTGAAGAAGTGGTGGGCCTTGCGGGCGGCATGCAGCAGGTGGGGCTTGGGCAGGCCCTGCGTCTCACAGATGTAACGCACCTGGTCGTACTCGTTGTTGCCTGGGTAGAGGGGCCAGCCCAGGTGCAGCTCAGCCATGACGCAGCCCAGGGACCACACGTCCACCTTCTCGCAGAAGGGCAGCCCCAGTAGAATCTCGGGGGCCCGGTAGAAGCGGGACTGGATGTAGGGTTCCTTGACGTAACGCACCTCGCTGAATATGCTGGCCGAGCCGAAGTCGATCACCTggcgggaggagggaggcaggtgggCAGGGGCAGCGTCTCTCGGTGGGGGTCCTTCTGCATCTGCCACATGACTGCCTGCTACTGCACCTCTGAATCTATATCCCTGTCTCCTCCAGCCCGTGTTTCTGGTTTGTGTGCTGGTCTCTTGAACTCTTGTTTCTCTCCACTAGAACGTCTGCCCTTGGGGGTtcacctctgtctctttctctctcccccatgCCTTGTCCATCAGCAAATCTTCCTGACTCCACCCACTTTCTGTTCTGCTCACTCTGCATCCCATTCTCAGCCCCCACCCTGGTCCTGTCTTCCTTCATCCCCCACCTAGGCTACTgtagaagaaaatggagaaggaagtggcaacctactccagtattcttgcctggagaagtccatggacagaggaacctgacaggcgacagcccgtggggtcgcaaaagaatcggacgcaactgagcgactaacacacgaGACTAACAGCAGAACCTCCTTgctggcctccctgttcctcccctgcccaccccgcCTGCCCCGCCAGCCCTCCAGCCTGATTCTCCCAGGCAGCCCCAAGGACCCTGTGACCACCTGGGTCAGATCACGGCACTCTCCTACTCAGAATCTTCCTGCGGCTTTACCACATCCTGTGGTAAGAGCCGAAGCCTTCATCCCTTGGCCTCAAGACTCCGACAATCTGCCTCGTCCCCTCCCCGTGGTCACGCAGCACCAGTCACACCAGCCTCTTGCAATCCTTGAACAACCCAGATGCCCTCATGGCTCAGGGCCTTTACACTGGCTGTTCCCTCGGCCTGGATTGCTCTTCCTCTGGATGTCCACGTGGCTCCCTCCCTCACCTCAAGTCTTAAtttaaatgtcaccttctcagggaGCCCTCTGCTGACCATCCTATCAAAACCAGCACACCGCACCCTTCTCACCCacctccctgtgtgtgtgctaagtcgctcagtcatgtctgactctgcgactctcaTGGTCTGTAGCGCgcgaggatcctctgtccgtgggattctccaggcaagaatgctggagtgggctgccatgccctcctccgggggatcttcccaacctaagaaaTGAACTCtaatctcatgtctcctgcattggcaggagagttctttaccactagccccaccttgGAAGCCACAATCACCTCCCTAACCCTCTATTTTTCTCCATAacccttttttggggggatgctgaatcaggtcttagttgcagcacaggaagtcttttagttgtggcatgtgagatctagttccctgaccaggagtcttagccactgggccaccagggaagtccctctccatAGCTCTTAACATCATTTCACATACCATGCATTTTACTTTTGTATGGAGGTCATTGCTTTTCTATCCAACGAGGACATCAGTCCCATGAGGGCAAGGATTTTATCTATTCACTGCCGCATCCCTAGATGgctggaacagtgcctggcacatggtaggggCTCAGGAGAGAGTGAATGAATGTATGAATTGGCTTTTTTATCCCTgtcattctttctgtctcttgttGGGTTggtgtctctctcttttctttgcctCCTAATTGCTTGTCTGTATctctcatctctgtctctctttggCCCACTAGAAGGACACCACCCTGAAGCCCAGGTCCTCTTCTTTCACCATCAAGCATTGCTGACACCCCACACCGGCCCTTGGATCATACAGGTGCTCAATGAACACCTGTCTAAGTCACGTTATGAATGACTGAAAACGCTTGTGTCTTGCCATGCCTCTGGGGGAGCCGTCTGCCAGTTTTACTCTGAATCTCTGACTGTATCTCAGTTTCTCCCTCAGTTTCCCTCCCTGAGTTACTCTGCTTTTCATTCAGCCATCCCTTGCCTTCTATCTGCAGAAGGCAGTGTTACCAAATGGTTATTGATCTGGACTCTGAACACAGACTGCTAAGGCCTGAATCCCAGAAAGTCTGGATGACCCCGATCATTCAGTCAGCCTTCATggagctcattcattcattcactcattccacaAATGAGGCAGGGGTGCCAACACAGACCAGGTGTTGTGGCTCTGTCCTGTTTGTCTCCTGCTGTATCTGTGGGAATCTCTCCTCCTTTGGGTCTCTCTCCCTCCATCTGTTGGGGCAGAATGATCTCCCTTTTCCTGTCTCTATATCTCCCTGTGTCTCTGACGTTCATTTAGCACTGACTCCACAAAGGTGCTATGCCGGTAGATGCTGAAGACACAGAAGTGACCAAAATGCCCCTGGCCCTGCCCTCACAAGGCTCTTAGTTCAGACCCATCATCAGAGAGTAACAAGCCTGTAATCAGACAGAAGAGTTAGAATGGGGAAGGACCCGTGACAATTCAGAGGAGGTACCTGTGTGCCCAGCACAGGGTCAGGCCCAGAGCAGGCACTCAGAAAATGTTTTCTGATGAACAAACTCACGATGAAGGATCCTGCCACTGTCCTTCCAGTCACTCAAGCCAACAGGCTTTCAATCTCTCTCACTTCCTCTCTCACACATCACATCAGATTTACCAGCAAGTCCTATtctaaaacctttttttaaataatgtttttaattggtggaaaactgctttacaatgttgtgttggtttctgtcatacaataGCCTGTTCTAAAATCTacccagaggaaaaaataaaataaaatctacccagagggacttccctagtggtccagtggttaggactctctgcTTTCAGGGctgagcccaggttcaatccccggtcagggaactaagattcccgcCAGCTGAGCCCAAAGGAACAAAATCTACCCGgaactccccacccccatcccccccatccacacacacatctcttcctCCCACGACCCCATCCACCTGGACCGGGGGCAGTCACACACACCCTCCCTTTCTGCTCCAGCACCTCAGCCAGTTCCCCTCCTGCAGCCAGAGGGAGCCTGTGAGCACCTGAGGTAGACTACACCCCTCCTCAGCCCCCAGGATCCTCTGGTGCGTCCACTGTAATCCGTAATCCGAATAAAACCCAAGTCCTCCCTGAGGCCCACAAGGCCCTGTATGCCCCCGGCCATCCCCTCAGTCACTCTGCTCCAGTCACGCTGGCCTCCCCACTGctcctcaaacacacacacttttgtacatgtgcatttatatataagatggtaaagaatctgcctgcaatgcaagagacccgcgttcaatccctgggttgggaagatcccctggagaaggatatggcaacccactccagtattcttgcctgaaaatatcccatggacaagggagattggtccatgtggtcacaaagagtcagacatgactgagcgactaacacttttacacttgatcttagccaaaaggccgagaagcgataaaCACCTTCAGTTTCACACTTTCATATGTTtactcctgcctcaggacctttgcactggcTGGTCCTTCTACCCAGATGCTTTCCCCCAGATGTCAACACAGCTCCCTCCTTCTTTCAAAATGTccctcaaatgtcaccttctcagggaGGCCTCCCTAACCACAGAATCTAGAGTTTCACTCATCACCACCCCACATCCTCCTCCTCCCAATTTCATCTTGTCAGCTTCTCATTCACATATCTTATTCTGCTCATTTGTCTTGGAGACTCCATCTCCCCCACTAGaattcagatgggaaagaatctgcctgcaatgcaggagacccagattcaatccctgggttgggaagatcctctggagaaggaaatggcagcccactctagtattcttgcctggaaaatcctatggacagaggagcctggcaggctacagtccgtggggtcgcaaagagtcggacctgactgagtgactaacactttcactttcactgtctccctcacTAGAACATCGCAGGGA from Muntiacus reevesi chromosome 2, mMunRee1.1, whole genome shotgun sequence harbors:
- the HIPK4 gene encoding homeodomain-interacting protein kinase 4 — protein: MATIQSETDRYDIIEVLGKGTFGEVAKGWRRSTGEMVAIKILKNDAYRNRIIKNELKLLRCMRGLDPEEAHIIRFLEFFHDALKFYLVFELLEQNLFEFQKENNFAPLPARHIRTVTLQVLRALARLKELTIIHADLKPENIMLVDQTRCPFRVKVIDFGSASIFSEVRYVKEPYIQSRFYRAPEILLGLPFCEKVDVWSLGCVMAELHLGWPLYPGNNEYDQVRYICETQGLPKPHLLHAARKAHHFFKRNPHPDAANPWQLKSSADYLAETKVRPLERRKYMLKSLDQIETVNGVGVASRLTFPDREVLAEHADLKSMVELIKRMLTWESHERISPSAALRHPFVSMQQLRSAHETTRYYQLSLRSCRLSLQVEGKPPTSVLAASEDGPPYYRLAEEEATMGLGSTGGSGPFFREEKAPGMQRAIDQLDDLSLQEVGRGLWGETRADVIPDVLAPLKAAAVGRRLPESSPEPILAYYGSRLVGRHKIRKPPAGSKSDSNFSNLIRLSQASPEDDAPRRASGWAEGERPGASAEPPVIPQRDGDGPDIKDMTMDAESPGPELFDPNSCPGEWLSEPDWTLEGLRGPRAQGLPPRHTHPHGPPRITSFLQHVGGHH